In the Leishmania panamensis strain MHOM/PA/94/PSC-1 chromosome 30 sequence genome, one interval contains:
- a CDS encoding hypothetical protein (TriTrypDB/GeneDB-style sysID: LpmP.30.2930), producing the protein MAVPCDYVFSTLLVILTGLLFIDLVPLQETMRCSGDYANATQCPEVYYSSSYQLARERFLAAAKTAHAEIEHHLITKRGNVEYYMDTAFFPGKRKAKLLVHTSGTHGVEGYTGSAIQVKLLQAWNKTSLSGPSVLFVHAVNPHGMAHFRRFNEENVDLNRNYLSTEEWAAVKTRVANATGYEDFRTLFVPSAPPRFIDRYVFLYTAAKTLMRHRFIKVKRAFVTGQYHDPVGINYGGEKEQKSISVLRKVLKKHAAATGATEAIYIDVHTGLGPTGVDTMIVKDGRDYEKCSTVFPGVRIGNSQTATSGPSSGYDLAAGIIHPVAELGPNTLAVMEEFGTVNPLYVARAMVLENAAYQLCRGSYTHTVMQSWMRDAFYPQEISFKHATLKRGSSAFWSAWTYLAENQR; encoded by the coding sequence ATGGCTGTGCCATGCGATTATGTTTTTTCCACGCTACTGGTGATCCTCACGGGGCTGTTGTTTATCGACCTGGTGCCCCTTCAGGAGACGATGCGGTGCTCAGGCGACTACGCGAATGCGACACAATGCCCAGAGGTTTACTATTCCTCCTCCTATCAACTGGCGCGCGAGCGGTTCCTCGCCGCCGCTAAGACTGCCCACGCGGAGATCGAGCATCACCTCATCACGAAGAGGGGAAACGTGGAGTACTACATGGACACCGCCTTTTTCCCCGGTAAGCGAAAGGCCAAGCTCCTGGTGCACACCAGCGGCACCCACGGCGTTGAGGGCTACACTGGCAGCGCTATCCAAGTGAAGCTACTGCAGGCGTGGAACAAGACTTCTCTCTCCGGCCCATCCGTCCTCTTTGTGCATGCGGTGAATCCGCACGGCATGGCCCACTTTCGCCGTTTTAACGAGGAGAACGTCGATCTCAATCGCAACTATCTTTCCACTGAGGAGTGGGCTGCGGTGAAGACGCGGGTCGCGAATGCGACAGGCTATGAAGACTTCCGAACGCTATTCGTGCCAAGCGCGCCACCCCGCTTCATTGACCGCTACGTGTTCCTCTACACTGCTGCCAAGACGCTGATGCGCCACAGATTTATCAAGGTGAAGCGAGCCTTTGTTACCGGGCAGTACCACGATCCTGTCGGCATCAACTACGGTGGCGAAAAGGAACAGAAAAGTATCTCAGTGTTGCGCAAGGTGCTCAAGAAGCACGCGGCCGCCACCGGTGCGACTGAAGCAATCTACATCGATGTGCATACAGGGCTCGGTCCCACCGGGGTGGATACGATGATCGTGAAGGACGGCCGCGACTATGAAAAATGCAGCACAGTATTCCCTGGAGTGCGCATCGGCAACAGCCAGACCGCCACAAGTGGTCCCAGTTCCGGGTACGACCTCGCCGCTGGCATTATCCATCCTGTGGCAGAGCTGGGACCCAACACCCTCGCTGTCATGGAGGAGTTTGGGACAGTTAATCCGCTCTACGTGGCACGTGCCATGGTGCTTGAAAACGCGGCGTATCAGTTGTGCCGTGGAAGCTACACTCACACAGTGATGCAGTCATGGATGCGCGACGCCTTCTATCCGCAAGAGATTAGCTTCAAGCACGCCACGTTGAAACGCGGGTCTTCAGCGTTTTGGAGCGCATGGACGTATCTTGCGGAGAACCAACGATAG
- a CDS encoding hypothetical protein (TriTrypDB/GeneDB-style sysID: LpmP.30.2950) translates to MRASTLSLAGATTSHLTISHYNPCLSPEGAVARYTDQIQRGTETHLTRLLRAKAYVQLHNYASACADLESWIQKTGYTPPDTSGDVAADSLTEALFYRGVCRARLSQVKDAVGDFTEVLQREPEHRRAQYERAACHARLDDYVNAIADYEAALQMDEVGGKKEKLHRYRECRRCSEQQQPGQTRSESLRPRLVPLPLGSFAIRSPSPVISPLLQQVSTLGSESAQLVNGLLALEQTTPRSPVSSRGSAASSGRRVSVEEASNSAVATVSLLKYTTPAAATGLTSLSEALGRRYSQGHSHHKHYYLEGDSSSTESSPDDSVMNVDKAVKVVNTARKHEIGASYGPHCEDSESGQDTLTAMDPTCILSSNSTEYDERLPDDEVGAETWQRHPQREASHTAASTATAGPPLLDEHYFYQRGLQHRQSGELEAAVAMYTKALEISPTHFKALFNRAFCEDKLKNYARAIDDYTAALELDPRNPFTYYNLGISYDHTGRHACAVQAFTRAIELDDHHPDFFHNRGFMQRKEGAYAAAIADYTAAIFLDPNHFKSHYNRAYCFAKLGYYDEAVADYTAALKIDSDNSNVYHNRGAALAKLGKLRAAVEDFNRALKRDPKLAFSLNARGLVYDQLQQYDRAVADFTEAIRLDKRNPTWLHNRGHTYRNMGELELAIADYSAAIKMAPHGHTTYSSRAYALRKLGRYEAAIEDYTKALHEQPDVRTKVLNSRAYCFARLNLFEYAIRDYSEVLATDPVDAHALYNRGISFEMCGKYNAAIDDFTRAIRRAPEAPSTANAYYSRGTSRLQLHQVPQAVGDLKQALRLDLMACGLHGEALHSFQAEHPAWCLLQDLGTL, encoded by the coding sequence ATGCGCGCGAGCACGTTGTCCTTGgctggcgccaccacctcccacCTCACCATCTCCCACTACAACCCGTGCCTGTCACCGGAGGGCGCCGTCGCGCGCTACACTGATCAGATCCAGCGAGGGACTGAGACGCATCTCACTCGACTACTGCGAGCCAAGGCCTATGTTCAGCTACACAACTACGCGTCTGCTTGCGCGGACCTGGAAAGCTGGATTCAGAAAACTGGTTACACCCCACCCGACACTAGTGGAGATGTGGCAGCTGACAGCCTCACAGAGGCTCTCTTCTACCGCGGTGTCTGCCGCGCTCGCCTATCACAAGTAAAGGATGCCGTAGGTGATTTtacggaggtgctgcagcgtgagCCGGAACATCGGCGGGCCCAGTACGAACGGGCCGCGTGCCACGCGCGTCTCGACGATTATGTTAACGCCATTGCTGATTACGAAGCGGCCCTTCAGATGGATGAGGTgggagggaaaaaggagaaacTTCACCGGTACCGAGAgtgtcgtcgctgctcggAACAGCAACAACCAGGTCAGACGCGATCGGAGTCGTTGCGGCCTAGGCTTGTTCCTCTCCCGCTTGGCAGCTTTGCCATTCGGTCACCCTCCCCTGTCatctcgccgctgctgcagcaggtgtcGACACTGGGATCAGAAAGCGCGCAGCTCGTTAACGGGCTCCTCGCGCTGGAGCAGACAACCCCGCGTTCGCCCGTCTCCTCACGCGGCTCCGCGGCGAGCAGTGGTCGGCGTGTGTCCGTGGAAGAGGCCTCCAATAGCGCTGTGGCGACGGTGTCCTTGTTGAAGTACACgacgcctgctgcagccaccGGTTTGACTTCCCTCTCAGAGGCTCTCGGACGCCGCTACTCGCAGGGTCACTCACACCACAAGCACTACTACTTGGAAGGCGACTCTTCCAGCACCGAATCATCGCCGGACGATAGCGTCATGAACGTGGACAAAGCAGTCAAGGTGGTGAACACCGCTCGAAAGCACGAGATCGGCGCTTCCTACGGCCCCCACTGCGAGGACTCTGAAAGCGGGCAGGACACACTCACCGCGATGGACCCGACGTGCATCTTGAGCTCCAACAGTACTGAGTACGATGAGCGGCTGCCCGACGACGAGGTGGGAGCGGAGActtggcagcggcacccgcAGCGTGAGGCCAGCCACACGGCTGCCTCCACCGCGACAGCTGGACCGCCTCTTCTCGATGAGCATTACTTTTACCAACGCGGgttgcagcaccgccagagCGGCGAGCTCGAGGCAGCCGTCGCCATGTACACGAAGGCGCTGGAGATTTCGCCGACGCACTTTAAGGCGCTCTTCAACCGAGCCTTCTGCGAGGATAAGCTCAAGAACTACGCGCGTGCCATCGATGACTACACTGCCGCCTTGGAGCTTGACCCTCGGAACCCCTTTACGTACTACAACCTCGGCATTAGCTACGATCACACGGGCCGTCACGCCTGCGCGGTGCAGGCCTTCACCCGCGCCATTGAGCTCGACGACCACCACCCCGACTTCTTCCATAACCGAGGGTTTATGCAGCGAAAAGAAGGGGCCTACGcagccgccatcgccgactACACCGCCGCCATTTTTTTGGACCCGAACCACTTCAAGTCGCACTACAACAGGGCCTATTGCTTCGCTAAGCTTGGCTACTACGATGAGGCGGTGGCAGACTACACAGCTGCGCTGAAGATCGACAGCGACAACTCGAATGTGTACCACAAccgcggtgcagcgctggcgaagCTGGGAAAGTTGAGGGCGGCCGTCGAGGACTTTAACCGTGCTCTGAAGCGCGATCCCAAGTTGGCCTTCTCGCTCAACGCTCGTGGCCTCGTGTAcgatcagctgcagcagtacgaCAGGGCCGTGGCGGATTTCACCGAGGCGATCCGGCTCGACAAGCGCAATCCTACCTGGCTGCACAATCGTGGACACACCTACCGCAACATGGGTGAGCTGGAGTTGGCGATTGCGGActacagcgccgccatcaaGATGGCTCCCCATGGTCACACAACATACAGCAGCCGTGCCTATGCCCTTCGAAAGCTGGGTCGGTATGAGGCGGCTATCGAAGACTACACGAAGGCGCTGCACGAGCAGCCAGACGTGAGGACAAAGGTGCTCAACAGCCGCGCCTACTGCTTTGCACGCTTGAACCTCTTTGAATATGCGATCCGAGACTACAGCGAGGTTCTTGCCACCGACCCGGTCGATGCCCATGCGTTGTACAACCGTGGCATCAGCTTTGAAATGTGTGGCAAGTACAACGCCGCCATCGATGACTTCACGCGGGCAATTCGCCGAGCTCCAGAAGCACCATCCACAGCGAACGCGTACTACAGTCGCGGCACATcacggctgcagctgcaccaagTGCCACAGGCTGTCGGGGACCTCAAACAGGCTCTCAGATTGGATCTGATGGCGTGCGGGCTGCATGGTGAAGCCCTCCACTCGTTTCAGGCTGAGCATCCGGCGTGGTGCCTCTTGCAAGACCTCGGCACACTCTAG
- a CDS encoding Lsm5p, putative (TriTrypDB/GeneDB-style sysID: LpmP.30.2960), translating into MMTTAASSSSAVVIEKKNLIMYVGNRVRVTLDDSSVLSGRLVSLSNCGNLILTDVERQRLLKRRRNRDGVHETSRECYAAVLFVRGSAVVSVGYDSGITTDKSVIDHIGGRDATSSRMVQLANATPSAR; encoded by the coding sequence ATGATGACGACAGCTGCCTCGTCAAGTTCGGCGGTGGTCATTGAGAAAAAGAATCTCATCATGTACGTCGGTAACCGCGTGAGGGTGACACTGGATGACTCGAGTGTCTTGAGCGGCCGCCTCGTTTCGTTGAGCAACTGCGGCAATCTCATCCTGACAGATGTGGAGCGTCAGCGTCTTCTCAAACGTCGCCGCAATCGTGACGGGGTGCATGAGACTAGCCGTGAGTGCTACGCCGCAGTTCTCTTTgtgcgcggcagcgctgtggtCTCAGTTGGTTACGATAGTGGTATTACTACGGATAAATCGGTGATTGATCACATCGGGGGACGGGACGCGACTAGCTCGCGCATGGTGCAGCTCGCCAACGCCACCCCGTCGGCGCGGTGA
- a CDS encoding hypothetical protein (TriTrypDB/GeneDB-style sysID: LpmP.30.2940) has protein sequence MTSLSPPPNAGAMPLHSSSSAVEDFRPNDRLLLSFIALSAAQSTIARSAEVVLDAVLMLPTTLSSSSSSESVAPSVHGGNTADRLSDLYPEVRVLLHLHYVRCALRDLQECPTHARHTFFSIIQEHLTALALVLPEPLFTAIATVLQRFLAMNTDEALAKDRLHVLEVQLMHIVEVTQAELLRATKHLSVRAGVVTLRFHHDIPYL, from the coding sequence ATGACgagcctctctcctcctccgaaTGCCGGCGCGATGCCGCTTCACTCGTCCTCCAGCGCTGTCGAGGACTTTAGACCGAACGATCgtctcttgctctctttcaTTGCCCTGAGCGCGGCCCAGAGCACTATAGCCCGTTCCGCCGAGGTTGTATTGGATGCGGTACTGATGCTTCCTAcgacgctgtcgtcgtcgtcgtcatcggaGTCTGTGGCTCCATCGGTCCACGGCGGCAATACCGCCGACCGCTTAAGCGACCTTTACCCTGAAGTGCGCGTGTTGCTTCATCTGCACTACGTGCGGTGTGCGCTCCGCGATCTACAGGAGTGTCCGACCCACGCACGCCACACTTTCTTCTCCATCATTCAAGAGCACCTTACTGCCCTAgcactggtgctgccggAGCCGCTCTTCACCGCCATCGCGACAGTGCTTCAGCGCTTCCTGGCCATGAACACCGATGAGGCCCTCGCCAAGGACCGCCTTCATGTCCTGGAGGTACAGCTGATGCACATTGTGGAGGTAACGCAGGCAGAACTGCTGCGTGCCACCAAGCACCTAAGTGTGCGAGCAGGGGTCGTGACGCTTCGCTTTCATCATGACATCCCCTACCTGTGA